Proteins from a genomic interval of Rhodococcoides fascians A25f:
- the carB gene encoding carbamoyl-phosphate synthase large subunit — MPRRTDLNHVLVIGSGPIVIGQACEFDYSGTQACRVLREEGLRVSLVNSNPATIMTDPEFADATYVEPITAEFIEKIFAREAEQGHPIQAVLATLGGQTALNAAVALHDQGILTKYGVELIGADFDAIQRGEDRQKFKDIVAKVGGESAKSAVCYTMDEVRETVAELGFPVVVRPSFTMGGLGSGLAYNDEDLTRIAGGGLAASPTANVLIEESILGWKEYELELMRDGRDNVVIVCSIENVDPVGVHTGDSVTVAPAMTLTDREYQKMRDLSIDILREVGVDTGGCNIQFAMDPADGRLVVIEMNPRVSRSSALASKATGYPIAKMAAKLAIGYTLDEIVNDITRETPACFEPTLDYVVVKAPRFAFEKFPGADGTLTTTMKSVGEAMSIGRNFTEAFGKVMRSLETKRAGYWTGPEVEAESLERMLKDLSVPQDGRMYGIEKAFAMGATLEQLFEATKIDPWFLDQFQQIHELGVQVREAAEFDETLLRQAKYHGLSDRQIAALRPELDGEDDVRALRDELGVHPVYKTVDTCAAEFEAKTPYHYGTYELDPEAETEVAPQPDRPKVLILGSGPNRIGQGIEFDYSCVHAALTLSEAGYETVMVNCNPETVSTDYDTADRLYFEPLTFEDVLEVYRAEAASGTVRGVIVQLGGQTPLGLAKRLKAAGVPIVGTSPEAIDLAEDRGEFGKVLDAAGLPAAKYGTATTFDGAREIASGIGYPVLVRPSYVLGGRGMEIVYDEASLATYISNATEISDDRPVLVDRFLEDAVEIDVDALCDGTEVYIGGIMEHIEEAGIHSGDSACALPPITLGKTDLENVRRSTEALAKGIGVQGLLNVQYALKDDILYVLEANPRASRTVPFVSKATAVQLAKACARVMLGESIAELRTAGILPETGDGGTVPAGAPIAVKEAVLPFNRFRRADGTGVDTLLSPEMKSTGEVMGIDFDFGTAFAKSQTAAYGSLPAGGAVFVSVANKDKRSLIFPVKRLADLGFTVLATEGTADVLRRNGIKCEQVYKQSGEDVPEGEQTIVDRILAGDIAMVINTPYGNSGPRVDGYEIRSAAVAQNIPCITTVQGASAAVQGIEAGIAGGIGVRSLQDLHAGLKEGLVVP; from the coding sequence ATGCCACGCCGCACAGACCTGAACCACGTCCTGGTCATCGGATCGGGCCCGATCGTCATCGGTCAGGCCTGCGAGTTCGACTACTCCGGCACCCAGGCCTGCCGAGTGCTGCGCGAGGAAGGCCTCCGCGTCAGCCTCGTCAACTCCAACCCGGCGACGATCATGACCGATCCCGAGTTCGCCGACGCCACCTACGTCGAGCCCATCACGGCGGAGTTCATCGAGAAGATCTTCGCGCGCGAGGCCGAGCAGGGGCACCCAATCCAAGCGGTGCTGGCCACCCTCGGTGGACAGACGGCTCTCAACGCCGCCGTCGCACTGCACGATCAGGGCATTCTCACCAAGTACGGTGTCGAGCTGATCGGTGCCGATTTCGACGCGATCCAGCGCGGTGAGGATCGACAGAAGTTCAAGGACATCGTCGCCAAGGTCGGTGGCGAGTCCGCGAAGTCGGCTGTCTGCTACACGATGGACGAAGTGCGCGAGACCGTCGCAGAGCTCGGCTTCCCGGTCGTCGTGCGTCCGTCGTTCACCATGGGCGGTCTCGGATCGGGACTGGCCTACAACGACGAAGACCTGACCCGGATCGCCGGCGGCGGCCTGGCGGCCTCGCCCACGGCGAACGTCCTCATCGAGGAGTCCATCCTCGGTTGGAAGGAATACGAGCTCGAGCTCATGCGCGACGGCCGCGACAACGTGGTCATCGTCTGTTCCATCGAGAACGTCGACCCCGTCGGCGTGCACACCGGCGACTCGGTGACCGTCGCACCCGCGATGACGCTGACCGACCGCGAGTACCAGAAGATGCGCGATCTCTCCATCGACATCCTGCGCGAGGTGGGCGTCGACACCGGCGGCTGCAACATCCAGTTCGCGATGGATCCGGCCGACGGCCGACTCGTTGTCATCGAGATGAATCCTCGGGTGTCGCGCTCGTCGGCGCTGGCGTCGAAGGCCACCGGTTACCCGATCGCGAAGATGGCCGCCAAGCTGGCCATCGGCTACACCCTCGACGAGATCGTCAACGACATCACCCGCGAGACCCCGGCGTGCTTCGAGCCGACCCTGGACTACGTGGTCGTCAAGGCACCGCGGTTCGCGTTCGAGAAATTCCCCGGGGCCGACGGCACGCTGACCACGACGATGAAGTCCGTCGGTGAGGCGATGTCGATCGGCCGCAACTTCACCGAGGCATTCGGCAAGGTGATGCGCTCGCTCGAGACCAAGCGCGCGGGGTACTGGACCGGCCCCGAGGTCGAGGCGGAGAGTCTGGAGAGAATGCTCAAGGACCTGTCCGTTCCTCAGGACGGTCGGATGTACGGAATCGAGAAGGCGTTCGCGATGGGCGCCACTCTCGAGCAGCTCTTCGAGGCGACCAAGATCGATCCGTGGTTCCTGGACCAGTTCCAGCAGATCCACGAACTCGGCGTCCAGGTTCGCGAGGCGGCCGAATTCGACGAGACGCTGTTGCGACAGGCGAAGTACCACGGGCTGTCCGACCGCCAGATCGCCGCGTTGCGACCCGAACTCGACGGGGAGGACGATGTGCGTGCGCTGCGCGACGAGCTCGGCGTGCACCCGGTCTACAAGACCGTCGACACCTGTGCGGCGGAGTTCGAGGCCAAGACCCCGTACCACTACGGCACCTACGAGCTCGACCCCGAAGCCGAGACCGAGGTTGCCCCGCAGCCGGACCGGCCCAAGGTCCTGATCCTCGGATCCGGTCCCAACCGCATCGGTCAGGGCATCGAATTCGACTACAGCTGTGTACACGCGGCGCTGACGCTGTCCGAGGCCGGCTACGAGACGGTCATGGTCAACTGCAACCCCGAGACCGTCTCCACCGACTACGACACCGCCGACCGCCTGTACTTCGAGCCGTTGACCTTCGAGGACGTTCTCGAGGTGTACCGGGCCGAGGCCGCTTCGGGAACGGTGCGCGGGGTCATCGTGCAGCTGGGCGGCCAGACTCCGCTCGGCCTGGCGAAGCGGCTGAAGGCCGCGGGCGTTCCTATCGTCGGAACATCCCCCGAGGCCATCGATCTCGCCGAGGACCGTGGCGAGTTCGGCAAGGTCCTCGACGCGGCCGGGCTGCCCGCTGCCAAGTACGGCACGGCGACCACGTTCGACGGGGCCCGTGAGATCGCGTCGGGCATCGGCTACCCGGTACTGGTCCGTCCGTCGTACGTCCTCGGCGGACGCGGGATGGAAATCGTGTACGACGAGGCGTCTCTCGCGACGTACATCTCCAACGCGACGGAGATCTCGGACGACCGCCCGGTTCTGGTCGACCGCTTCCTCGAAGATGCTGTCGAGATCGACGTCGACGCGCTGTGCGACGGCACCGAGGTGTACATCGGCGGCATCATGGAGCACATCGAGGAGGCCGGCATCCACTCCGGCGACTCGGCGTGCGCTCTGCCGCCCATCACGCTCGGCAAGACCGACCTCGAGAACGTGCGGCGATCCACCGAAGCCCTCGCGAAGGGAATCGGTGTTCAGGGCCTGCTGAACGTGCAGTACGCGCTGAAGGACGACATTCTGTACGTCCTCGAAGCCAACCCCCGTGCGAGCCGGACGGTGCCGTTCGTGTCCAAGGCAACCGCCGTGCAGCTGGCGAAGGCCTGTGCACGGGTGATGTTGGGGGAGAGCATCGCCGAACTTCGGACTGCGGGAATCCTGCCGGAGACCGGAGACGGTGGCACCGTCCCGGCCGGCGCTCCTATCGCCGTCAAGGAAGCGGTGTTGCCGTTCAATCGGTTCCGCCGCGCGGACGGTACCGGCGTCGACACTCTGCTCAGCCCGGAAATGAAGTCCACCGGTGAGGTGATGGGAATCGACTTCGATTTCGGTACCGCCTTCGCCAAGAGCCAGACCGCCGCCTACGGATCGTTGCCTGCAGGTGGCGCGGTGTTCGTATCGGTGGCGAACAAGGACAAGCGCTCGCTGATCTTCCCGGTGAAGCGGCTCGCGGATCTCGGATTCACCGTCCTGGCAACCGAAGGCACCGCAGATGTGCTGCGGCGCAACGGAATCAAGTGCGAGCAGGTGTACAAGCAGTCGGGTGAGGACGTCCCGGAGGGTGAGCAGACCATCGTCGACCGGATCTTGGCCGGCGACATCGCGATGGTGATCAACACCCCGTACGGCAACTCCGGCCCCCGCGTCGACGGGTACGAGATTCGCAGCGCGGCAGTGGCACAGAACATCCCGTGCATCACCACGGTGCAGGGTGCGTCGGCAGCAGTGCAGGGCATCGAAGCCGGTATCGCAGGCGGAATCGGTGTTCGCTCGCTCCAGGACCTGCATGCGGGACTGAAGGAAGGTCTGGTCGTGCCATGA
- the carA gene encoding glutamine-hydrolyzing carbamoyl-phosphate synthase small subunit, with amino-acid sequence MSSAVLVLEDGRTFRGTTFGAQGRTLGEAVFCTGMTGYQETLTDPSYHRQIVVATAPQIGNTGWNQEDGEAASAQDPNKIWVAGYVVRDPARRTSSWRSTGTLQDQLEAQNVVGIAGIDTRALVRHLRTRGSMRAGVFSGDALGTSGEMLEQVVGQPSMLGADLAGEVTTGAGYTIEPTGDARFTVVAVDLGIKTNTPRMFAERGIRVHVVPSNTTIEQVLELNPDGVFLSNGPGDPATADTSVALTREVLERKLPLFGICFGNQIFGRALGRGTYKMKFGHRGMNIPVIEHTTGRIAITAQNHGFALEGEAGEEFDTDFGRARISHTCANDGTVEGVELIDGSAFSVQYHPEAAAGPHDAAYLFDRFTSVLQEKK; translated from the coding sequence GTGAGCAGCGCAGTTCTTGTTCTGGAGGACGGCCGGACATTCCGCGGCACCACATTCGGCGCACAGGGGCGCACCCTCGGCGAGGCCGTGTTCTGCACCGGAATGACCGGGTACCAGGAGACACTCACCGACCCGAGCTACCACCGACAGATCGTCGTCGCGACTGCGCCGCAGATCGGCAACACCGGCTGGAACCAGGAAGACGGTGAAGCCGCCAGCGCCCAGGATCCCAACAAGATCTGGGTCGCCGGCTACGTCGTCCGAGATCCGGCCCGCCGCACCTCGAGTTGGCGCTCGACCGGGACTCTGCAGGATCAGCTCGAGGCACAGAACGTCGTGGGCATCGCCGGAATCGACACGCGCGCACTTGTCCGGCACCTGCGTACCCGCGGCTCGATGCGAGCGGGAGTGTTCTCGGGCGACGCGCTCGGCACCTCGGGTGAGATGCTCGAGCAGGTGGTCGGTCAGCCGTCGATGCTCGGTGCCGATCTCGCCGGTGAAGTGACCACTGGAGCCGGCTACACCATCGAGCCGACCGGCGACGCTCGATTCACCGTCGTCGCAGTCGATCTCGGTATCAAGACCAACACTCCGCGGATGTTCGCCGAGCGCGGTATCCGCGTGCACGTGGTGCCGTCGAACACCACCATCGAGCAGGTTCTGGAGCTGAACCCGGACGGTGTCTTCCTGTCCAACGGACCGGGCGACCCGGCCACGGCCGACACCAGCGTCGCGTTGACCAGAGAAGTGCTCGAGCGGAAGCTGCCCCTGTTCGGCATCTGCTTCGGCAACCAGATCTTCGGGCGGGCACTCGGACGCGGCACCTACAAGATGAAGTTCGGGCACCGCGGCATGAACATCCCGGTGATCGAGCACACCACCGGCCGCATCGCGATCACTGCACAGAACCACGGATTCGCACTCGAAGGCGAAGCAGGCGAGGAGTTCGACACCGACTTCGGTCGCGCCCGGATCAGCCACACGTGCGCCAACGACGGCACCGTCGAAGGCGTCGAACTGATCGACGGGAGCGCCTTCTCCGTGCAGTACCACCCCGAGGCCGCGGCCGGTCCGCACGACGCCGCCTACCTCTTCGACCGTTTCACCAGCGTCCTTCAGGAGAAGAAGTAA
- a CDS encoding PH-like domain-containing protein encodes MDRVLIVIGFILFWALMIALIFWGWRGRQKRQEDRIGEFPTVPDDLGATHIEPTTGLYVGSTIAPSWQDRIAVGDIGHRATGELSRYEKGILLDRNGESPIWIPAASIRAIRTERGLAGKVMTKDGLLVIRWELPTGTEIDTGFRADDKQIYPVWTASSTGETKEETA; translated from the coding sequence GTGGACAGAGTTCTCATCGTCATCGGATTCATCCTGTTCTGGGCGCTGATGATCGCGCTGATCTTCTGGGGTTGGCGAGGACGGCAGAAGCGTCAGGAAGATCGAATCGGTGAATTCCCGACCGTGCCAGACGACTTGGGTGCCACGCACATCGAGCCGACCACCGGCCTGTACGTCGGTAGCACCATCGCGCCGAGCTGGCAGGACCGGATCGCCGTCGGCGACATCGGCCACCGCGCCACCGGTGAACTCTCCCGATACGAGAAGGGGATTCTTCTCGATCGAAACGGCGAATCTCCCATCTGGATTCCAGCGGCATCGATTCGTGCGATCCGCACCGAACGCGGATTGGCGGGCAAGGTCATGACCAAGGACGGGCTCCTTGTCATCCGCTGGGAGCTGCCGACAGGGACCGAGATAGACACCGGCTTCCGGGCCGACGACAAGCAGATCTACCCGGTGTGGACAGCAAGTTCCACCGGAGAAACCAAGGAGGAAACCGCGTGA
- a CDS encoding dihydroorotase yields the protein MTASTASVLLRGVLLYGEGSETDVLIHGEEIAAIGTDLDADGAQVIEARGHILLPGFVDMHTHLREPGREDTETIESGSAAAALGGYTAVFAMANTDPVADSVVVTDHVWRRGQEVGLVDVHPVGAITVGLKGKQLAEMATMAAGIGRVKMFSDDGHCVDDPLIMRRALEYSSSLGVLIAQHAEEPRLTVGAVAHEGPTAARLGLAGWPRAAEESIVARDALLARDAGARVHICHASTAGTVELVKWARGQGISITAEVTPHHLLLDDSRLETYDAINKVNPPLREKSDVDALRRGLADGVIDCVATDHAPHAEQDKCCEFSIARPGMLGLETALSIVFDTMVTPGLLDWRGVARVMSERPAQIVGLADQGRPIEVGEIANLTVVDPDTSWTVSGKKLASVAHNTPFEDMTFSSKVTTTVLRGRITVRDGAVANRGAVANRGSVANRAGE from the coding sequence ATGACCGCATCCACGGCCTCGGTTCTGCTGCGGGGCGTCCTGCTGTACGGCGAGGGCTCCGAAACCGACGTGCTGATCCATGGCGAGGAAATCGCGGCGATCGGTACCGACCTCGATGCCGACGGCGCGCAGGTGATCGAGGCCCGCGGCCACATTCTGCTGCCCGGATTCGTCGACATGCACACGCACCTGCGCGAGCCGGGCCGGGAGGACACGGAGACGATCGAATCCGGGTCCGCCGCCGCCGCTCTGGGCGGTTACACCGCGGTGTTCGCCATGGCGAACACCGATCCGGTTGCCGATTCGGTGGTCGTGACCGACCATGTGTGGCGCCGCGGACAGGAAGTCGGGCTCGTCGACGTCCACCCGGTCGGAGCGATCACCGTCGGGTTGAAGGGCAAGCAACTCGCCGAGATGGCCACGATGGCCGCGGGAATCGGCCGAGTGAAGATGTTCTCCGACGACGGACACTGCGTCGACGATCCGCTGATCATGCGTCGGGCGTTGGAGTACTCGAGTTCGCTCGGTGTGCTCATCGCTCAGCACGCCGAGGAGCCCAGGCTCACCGTCGGTGCCGTCGCACACGAAGGGCCCACCGCGGCGAGGCTCGGACTGGCCGGTTGGCCGCGCGCGGCAGAGGAATCGATCGTCGCGCGCGACGCTCTGCTGGCCCGAGACGCGGGCGCACGGGTGCACATCTGCCACGCGTCCACCGCGGGCACCGTCGAGTTGGTGAAGTGGGCTCGTGGACAGGGCATTTCGATCACCGCCGAAGTCACCCCGCATCATCTGCTGCTCGACGACTCGCGTCTGGAAACGTACGACGCGATCAACAAGGTGAATCCACCACTGCGCGAGAAGTCCGATGTCGACGCCCTCCGTCGAGGCCTCGCCGACGGTGTGATCGATTGTGTGGCAACCGATCACGCGCCCCACGCCGAGCAGGACAAGTGCTGCGAATTCTCGATCGCACGTCCCGGAATGCTCGGACTCGAGACCGCACTGTCCATCGTGTTCGACACCATGGTGACTCCCGGCCTGCTCGATTGGCGGGGTGTGGCGAGAGTGATGAGCGAGCGTCCCGCGCAGATCGTCGGATTGGCCGACCAGGGCCGGCCGATCGAGGTGGGCGAGATCGCCAACCTCACCGTGGTCGATCCGGACACGAGCTGGACGGTATCGGGCAAGAAGTTGGCCAGCGTCGCGCACAACACGCCGTTCGAGGACATGACCTTCTCCTCGAAGGTGACCACGACCGTGTTGCGCGGACGAATCACAGTCCGCGACGGCGCAGTAGCAAACAGGGGCGCAGTAGCAAATAGAGGCTCAGTGGCGAACAGGGCAGGGGAGTAG
- a CDS encoding aspartate carbamoyltransferase catalytic subunit, which produces MKHLLSVADLTVDSATELLDEAERFEQALLGREVKKLPTLRGRTIMTVFFENSTRTRVSFEVAGKWMSADVINVSASSSSVSKGESLRDTAMTLRAAGADALIVRHPASGAAHQIAQWTADQGSGGGPAVINAGDGTHEHPTQALLDALTVRQRLGNIAGRRVAIVGDILHSRVARSNAILLAKLGAEVVLIAPPTLLPVGVTGWPVRVSHDIDAELPGLDAVLMLRVQAERMNGGFFPSAREYSITYGLSQRRLELLPDHAVVLHPGPMLRGMEIASSVADSPKTAVLQQVTNGVHVRMAVLFRLLVGSDGGAS; this is translated from the coding sequence ATGAAGCACCTGCTCTCGGTCGCCGATCTCACCGTCGACTCGGCCACCGAACTTCTCGACGAGGCCGAACGCTTCGAGCAAGCGCTGCTCGGCCGCGAGGTCAAGAAGCTACCGACGCTGCGCGGCCGAACGATCATGACGGTCTTCTTCGAGAACTCGACGCGCACTCGCGTCTCGTTCGAGGTGGCCGGCAAGTGGATGAGTGCCGACGTCATCAACGTCAGTGCCAGCAGTTCCTCGGTGTCGAAGGGGGAGTCGCTCCGCGACACCGCGATGACATTGCGTGCTGCCGGAGCCGACGCCCTCATCGTTCGACACCCGGCATCGGGTGCTGCTCACCAGATCGCTCAGTGGACTGCCGACCAAGGATCAGGTGGAGGTCCTGCCGTCATCAACGCGGGCGACGGTACGCACGAACATCCCACCCAGGCCCTGCTCGACGCTCTGACGGTTCGTCAACGTCTCGGCAACATCGCCGGCCGACGAGTCGCGATCGTCGGCGACATCCTGCACAGCCGGGTGGCGCGCTCGAACGCCATCCTGCTGGCCAAGCTCGGGGCCGAGGTGGTGCTGATCGCGCCACCGACACTGCTTCCCGTCGGAGTGACCGGCTGGCCGGTGCGGGTCTCACACGACATCGACGCCGAACTGCCCGGGTTGGACGCCGTGCTGATGCTGCGGGTCCAAGCAGAACGGATGAACGGCGGGTTCTTCCCCTCGGCTCGGGAGTACTCCATCACGTACGGGCTCTCGCAGCGCCGGCTGGAGCTGCTGCCCGATCATGCCGTCGTGCTGCATCCCGGTCCGATGCTGCGCGGTATGGAGATTGCGTCGTCGGTCGCAGATTCTCCCAAAACTGCAGTCTTGCAACAGGTTACGAATGGAGTTCACGTGCGGATGGCAGTGCTGTTCCGATTGCTGGTCGGTTCGGACGGGGGTGCTTCATGA
- the pyrR gene encoding bifunctional pyr operon transcriptional regulator/uracil phosphoribosyltransferase PyrR, translated as MPAPESSSANPAVRELLSSADVGRTISRMAHQIIEKTALDAADSPRVVLLGIPTRGTTLAERLAERIEAFSGVRPPLGSLDITLYRDDLRNKPHRPLERTSVPVGGVDDALVVLVDDVLFSGRTVRSALDALRDLGRPRAVQLAVLIDRGHRELPLRADYVGKNVPTARTEDVSVLLSEHDGRDGVSLSEGGSAR; from the coding sequence TTGCCTGCGCCCGAAAGCTCGTCTGCGAACCCTGCCGTTCGCGAATTGCTGTCCTCGGCCGATGTGGGACGAACCATCTCCCGCATGGCTCATCAGATCATCGAGAAAACTGCGCTCGACGCTGCCGACTCGCCGCGCGTCGTTCTGCTGGGTATTCCCACCCGCGGCACCACCCTGGCCGAGCGCCTCGCCGAACGCATCGAGGCATTCTCCGGCGTGCGACCCCCGCTGGGGTCTCTCGACATCACCCTGTACCGCGACGATCTGCGGAACAAGCCGCACCGCCCACTCGAGCGGACGTCGGTCCCGGTCGGCGGCGTCGACGACGCGTTGGTCGTGCTGGTCGACGACGTGCTGTTCTCGGGCAGAACGGTCCGCTCCGCGCTCGATGCGCTACGGGACCTCGGTCGTCCACGCGCCGTGCAGCTGGCGGTTCTCATCGACCGCGGCCACCGCGAACTTCCTCTCCGTGCGGACTACGTGGGCAAGAACGTCCCCACCGCGCGCACCGAGGACGTCTCGGTGTTGCTGTCCGAACACGACGGCCGCGACGGTGTCAGCCTGTCCGAGGGAGGATCGGCGCGATGA
- the nusB gene encoding transcription antitermination factor NusB translates to MSSKKSTSSGAQNGAPGAKKLGARHKARKRAVDFLFEAEARNVDPVNLAAERIELARADDTIAPVSDYTSTLVEGVAENLDRLDGVIADHLKDWTLTRLPAVDRAILRIAVWELFHATDVPPVVAVDEAVELAKQLSTDDSPGFVNGVLGQIVLVAPQVRAAAAAVSSRPQVDTAGDAEN, encoded by the coding sequence GTGTCATCGAAGAAGTCGACATCCTCCGGCGCGCAGAACGGTGCCCCGGGCGCGAAGAAGCTGGGCGCGCGTCACAAGGCCCGCAAGCGCGCGGTGGACTTTCTGTTCGAGGCAGAGGCGCGCAACGTCGATCCGGTGAACCTGGCCGCCGAGCGCATCGAGCTCGCTCGAGCCGACGACACCATCGCGCCGGTCAGCGACTACACCTCGACGCTGGTCGAGGGTGTTGCGGAGAACCTGGATCGCCTCGACGGGGTGATTGCCGATCACCTCAAGGATTGGACGCTCACGCGTCTTCCTGCGGTCGACCGGGCCATCCTTCGGATTGCCGTCTGGGAGCTGTTCCATGCCACCGACGTGCCTCCGGTCGTGGCCGTCGACGAGGCCGTCGAGCTGGCCAAACAGTTGTCCACCGACGACTCGCCCGGCTTCGTCAACGGTGTGCTCGGCCAGATCGTCCTCGTGGCACCGCAGGTACGCGCCGCGGCGGCGGCCGTATCGAGCCGTCCGCAGGTAGACACGGCCGGCGACGCCGAGAACTGA
- the efp gene encoding elongation factor P — MASTSDFKNGLVLNLENQLWSIIEFQHVKPGKGPAFVRTKLKNVLSGKVVDKTFNAGVKVETATVDRRDMTYLYHDGSDYVFMDADTYDQLSIGEATVGDGARFLLENLRVQVAMHEGVPLYVELPVTVELEVKHTDPGLQGDRSTGGTKPATLETGAEISVPLFINTGDKLKVDSRDGNYLGRVNS; from the coding sequence GTGGCTTCCACCAGCGATTTCAAGAACGGCCTGGTTCTCAACCTGGAGAACCAGCTGTGGTCGATCATCGAATTCCAGCACGTCAAGCCAGGTAAGGGACCCGCATTCGTGCGGACCAAGCTCAAGAACGTGCTCTCGGGCAAGGTCGTCGACAAGACGTTCAACGCCGGTGTGAAGGTCGAGACCGCGACGGTCGACCGCCGCGACATGACGTACCTCTACCACGACGGCAGCGACTACGTGTTCATGGACGCAGACACGTACGACCAGCTCTCGATCGGTGAGGCCACCGTCGGCGACGGAGCCCGCTTCCTGCTCGAGAACCTGCGCGTCCAGGTCGCGATGCACGAGGGCGTCCCGCTGTACGTCGAGCTTCCCGTCACCGTCGAGCTCGAGGTCAAGCACACCGACCCTGGTCTGCAGGGCGACCGCTCCACCGGTGGTACCAAGCCTGCGACACTCGAGACCGGAGCCGAGATCTCGGTGCCGCTCTTCATCAACACCGGCGACAAGCTCAAGGTCGACTCGCGTGACGGCAACTACCTCGGGCGTGTGAACTCCTAA
- a CDS encoding M24 family metallopeptidase yields the protein MPADFGARRGALRELLAADGLDSMLITDLLNVRYLTGFTGSNAALLVSASDSVDGENETVICTDGRYVTQVAEQVPDLRAEIDRASAIHLLRSGVSGRGGRIGFESHVVTVDAHRSWAELDGGVDLVRAPGVVESLRMVKDEFEVGLLRDACRAADDALAQLLARGSIRAGRTEREVARELESAMLDHGADAISFETIVAAGVNSAVPHHRPTDAVLAEGDFVKLDFGALVGGYHSDMTRTFVIGSPAQWQRDLYELVQQSQTAGREALAPGVNTASVDAASRSVIEDAGYGEYFLHGLGHGVGLEIHEAPGIAKTSTGILLSGAAVTVEPGVYFSGRGGVRIEDTLVVRDGGPELLTLTSKELTSV from the coding sequence ATGCCTGCTGATTTCGGTGCCCGTCGTGGTGCCCTGCGAGAACTGTTGGCCGCCGACGGCCTCGACTCGATGTTGATCACCGACTTGCTGAACGTGCGTTATCTGACCGGTTTCACCGGCTCGAACGCGGCCCTGCTGGTCTCGGCGTCGGATTCCGTCGACGGTGAGAACGAGACCGTGATCTGCACCGACGGTCGGTATGTCACCCAGGTCGCCGAGCAGGTGCCGGATCTGCGTGCCGAGATCGACCGCGCATCGGCGATCCACCTCCTCCGGTCGGGAGTGTCGGGCCGTGGCGGCCGCATCGGTTTCGAGAGTCACGTCGTGACGGTCGATGCCCATCGCAGCTGGGCCGAGTTGGACGGGGGCGTCGACTTGGTGCGCGCACCCGGTGTCGTCGAGTCGTTGCGCATGGTCAAGGACGAGTTCGAGGTGGGATTGCTCCGTGACGCGTGCCGCGCTGCCGACGATGCGCTCGCCCAATTGCTGGCCAGGGGCAGCATTCGCGCCGGGAGAACCGAGCGTGAGGTGGCCCGCGAACTGGAATCTGCGATGCTCGACCACGGTGCCGATGCGATCTCGTTCGAGACCATCGTGGCTGCAGGCGTCAACTCCGCAGTGCCGCATCACCGACCGACGGATGCGGTGTTGGCCGAGGGGGACTTCGTGAAGCTGGACTTCGGGGCGCTCGTGGGCGGGTACCACTCCGACATGACCCGGACCTTCGTGATCGGTAGTCCGGCGCAGTGGCAGCGCGACCTGTACGAGTTGGTGCAGCAGTCGCAGACGGCCGGTCGAGAGGCGCTGGCACCAGGGGTGAACACCGCCTCGGTCGACGCGGCGTCGCGCTCGGTCATCGAGGACGCAGGGTACGGCGAGTACTTCTTGCACGGGCTCGGTCATGGCGTGGGCCTGGAAATCCACGAAGCGCCGGGAATCGCGAAGACGAGCACCGGTATACTGCTGAGCGGTGCAGCGGTCACCGTCGAGCCGGGTGTCTACTTCTCCGGTCGCGGCGGCGTTCGGATCGAGGACACACTCGTCGTTCGTGACGGGGGTCCGGAACTGCTCACCCTGACAAGCAAGGAACTCACGTCCGTCTAG